A genomic stretch from Thermomonospora umbrina includes:
- a CDS encoding DsbA family protein, translating into MSNAEGPRSARERLAAERARDEVRARRRRALGMVSTTVAVIAVAVVAAVLVRGGDSGDRPQGAQAPTTRQPDGSIVMAEPGVTGPVLEIFEDFQCPACKAMEDATGDTVRRLAAEGRVKVVYRPFSLFRTAPEPTRGNSQRALNASFCAPADRWLAYHDRLFEEQGPENAVGFENRDLVSWAEDVGIGGGAFASCVARGGGGAAAERADAAARRADVESTPWVTLNGRRLDEDAVFTPEGIRGAVRNAGR; encoded by the coding sequence ATGAGCAACGCTGAAGGACCGCGCAGCGCGCGGGAACGGCTGGCCGCCGAGCGGGCCCGGGACGAGGTCCGCGCCCGTCGGCGGCGGGCGCTGGGCATGGTGTCGACCACCGTCGCGGTGATCGCCGTGGCGGTGGTCGCCGCGGTGCTCGTCCGCGGCGGCGACTCCGGCGACCGCCCTCAGGGGGCGCAGGCGCCCACCACCCGGCAGCCCGACGGCTCGATCGTGATGGCCGAGCCGGGGGTCACCGGTCCGGTGCTGGAGATCTTCGAGGACTTCCAGTGCCCGGCCTGCAAGGCGATGGAGGACGCCACCGGCGACACCGTGCGGCGGTTGGCCGCCGAGGGCCGCGTCAAGGTCGTCTACCGCCCCTTCTCCCTCTTCCGGACCGCGCCGGAACCCACCCGCGGCAACTCGCAGCGTGCGCTGAACGCCTCGTTCTGCGCCCCCGCCGATCGTTGGCTCGCCTACCACGACCGACTGTTCGAGGAGCAGGGCCCCGAGAACGCCGTCGGCTTCGAGAACCGGGACCTGGTCTCCTGGGCCGAGGACGTCGGCATCGGCGGCGGCGCGTTCGCCTCCTGCGTGGCCCGGGGCGGCGGCGGGGCCGCGGCCGAGCGGGCCGACGCCGCCGCCCGGAGGGCCGACGTGGAGAGCACTCCCTGGGTGACGCTGAACGGCCGCCGGCTGGACGAGGACGCGGTGTTCACCCCCGAGGGGATCCGTGGGGCGGTGCGGAACGCGGGGCGGTGA
- the lgt gene encoding prolipoprotein diacylglyceryl transferase yields MQPLPLATIPSPDQGVWHVGPFPLRAYALMIILGIVVAVWLGERRWTARGGTPGAVIDVAVWAVPFGLVGGRLYHVVTDWQRYFGEDGDPGRALQIWEGGLGIWGAVLLGALGAYIGCRRRGISVLAMGDAVAPGIALAQAIGRWGNWWNQELYGRPLDTWWALEIDPDHRPKIPGTDVTDPRYADVASYHPTFLYESLWCVALAIVVIWAGRRYRLTHGRTFALYVAGYTVGRFWIEWLRIDEAHMITGLRLNVWTALIVFAGAVAYLYLARNRTTPETVTIKGTETDPSAPALPPETTAPDHPPAPTPTSDEPAPSVDVVNKATPPAEPVDEPEAPVDVADEAEPPADMADEPESSVDGAGEPALPVDVVDEPEAPVDVVDDSESSVEVADEPEPSADVVDEPESSVDGAGEPALPVDVVDEPEAPVDVADESESSVEVADEPEPSADVVDAPEAPVDVVDEPESMVDGAGEPALPVDVVDEPEALVDVVDDSVPPVDGAGEPEASAEAQREPVPPVEVVDESEAVDEPESTVGVVEGSERGSAAEEPADGPEAEPLAVRESEDASGDPEGASAAEPESDTEPEGRPGAEDAFEEPEVEAEAEPVADGGGESEVGDGGTAGAEGEGDRAERGGERAGGGREAESVKDSG; encoded by the coding sequence ATGCAGCCGCTTCCCCTTGCGACGATACCGAGCCCGGACCAGGGCGTGTGGCACGTCGGTCCGTTCCCGCTCCGCGCCTACGCGCTCATGATCATTCTGGGCATCGTGGTGGCGGTCTGGCTGGGCGAACGGCGGTGGACCGCACGGGGCGGGACCCCGGGCGCGGTCATCGACGTGGCGGTCTGGGCGGTGCCCTTCGGTCTGGTCGGCGGGCGGCTGTACCACGTCGTCACCGACTGGCAGCGCTACTTCGGGGAGGACGGCGACCCCGGCCGCGCGCTGCAGATCTGGGAGGGCGGCCTCGGCATCTGGGGCGCGGTGCTGCTCGGCGCGCTCGGCGCGTACATCGGCTGCCGCAGGCGGGGCATCTCGGTCCTGGCGATGGGCGACGCCGTGGCCCCCGGCATCGCGCTGGCCCAGGCCATCGGCCGCTGGGGCAACTGGTGGAACCAGGAGCTGTACGGCCGCCCACTGGACACATGGTGGGCCCTGGAGATCGACCCCGACCACCGTCCCAAGATCCCCGGCACCGACGTCACCGACCCCCGGTACGCCGACGTCGCCTCCTACCACCCCACCTTCCTGTACGAGTCGCTGTGGTGCGTCGCCCTGGCGATCGTCGTCATCTGGGCCGGCCGACGGTACCGCCTCACCCACGGCCGCACCTTCGCCCTCTACGTCGCCGGCTACACGGTGGGCCGCTTCTGGATCGAATGGCTGCGCATCGACGAGGCCCACATGATCACCGGCCTGCGCCTCAACGTCTGGACCGCCCTGATCGTCTTCGCCGGCGCGGTCGCCTACCTCTACCTCGCCCGCAACCGCACCACCCCCGAGACGGTCACGATCAAGGGCACCGAGACCGACCCGTCCGCCCCCGCCCTGCCCCCCGAGACCACCGCCCCCGACCACCCGCCCGCCCCGACCCCGACGTCGGACGAGCCGGCGCCCTCGGTCGACGTGGTGAACAAGGCGACGCCGCCGGCCGAGCCGGTGGACGAGCCCGAGGCTCCGGTCGACGTGGCGGATGAGGCCGAGCCTCCGGCCGACATGGCGGATGAGCCTGAATCCTCGGTCGATGGGGCGGGCGAGCCGGCGTTGCCGGTCGACGTGGTGGATGAGCCCGAGGCTCCGGTCGACGTGGTGGACGATTCCGAGTCGTCGGTCGAGGTGGCGGACGAGCCCGAGCCCTCGGCTGACGTGGTGGATGAGCCTGAATCCTCGGTCGATGGGGCGGGCGAGCCGGCGTTGCCGGTCGACGTGGTGGATGAGCCCGAGGCTCCGGTCGACGTGGCGGATGAGTCCGAGTCGTCGGTCGAGGTGGCGGATGAGCCCGAACCCTCGGCTGACGTGGTGGACGCCCCTGAGGCTCCGGTCGACGTCGTGGATGAGCCTGAATCCATGGTCGATGGGGCGGGTGAGCCGGCGTTGCCGGTCGACGTGGTGGATGAGCCCGAGGCTCTGGTCGACGTGGTGGACGATTCCGTGCCGCCGGTCGATGGGGCGGGTGAGCCGGAGGCTTCGGCCGAGGCGCAGCGCGAACCGGTGCCCCCGGTCGAGGTGGTGGACGAATCCGAGGCGGTGGACGAGCCGGAGTCGACGGTCGGGGTGGTGGAGGGGTCTGAGAGGGGCTCGGCGGCGGAGGAGCCGGCCGACGGGCCTGAGGCGGAGCCGCTGGCCGTTCGTGAATCGGAGGACGCGTCCGGTGACCCGGAGGGCGCGTCGGCCGCCGAGCCGGAGTCCGACACCGAGCCGGAAGGGCGGCCCGGGGCGGAGGATGCGTTCGAGGAGCCCGAGGTGGAGGCGGAGGCGGAGCCTGTGGCCGACGGAGGCGGGGAGTCCGAGGTGGGCGACGGCGGGACCGCGGGCGCCGAGGGCGAGGGCGACCGCGCGGAGCGGGGCGGCGAGCGCGCGGGCGGAGGGCGGGAGGCGGAGTCCGTCAAGGACTCCGGCTGA
- the gltB gene encoding glutamate synthase large subunit — translation MTAAALTPGRPPRQGLYDPANEHDACGVGMVADMHGRKSHDIVQQALTVLRNLDHRGAVGAEPDDGDGAGILTQIPDALFREVVDFALPEPGSYAAGTAFLPADGTERAAVIAHVEALCVEEGLEVLGWRELPHDPDFCGPAARRTMPHFAQLFLRARGDGPHAGKTGLELDRVVFCMRERAEQDMAGGGPGSAGWGKRVYFPSLSSRTIVYKGMLTTPQLEPFFPDLSDRRYDSAIALVHSRFSTNTFPAWELAHPYRFIAHNGEINTVKGNRNWMRAREALLKSDLIPGDLSRVYPVIDIEASDTASADECLEMLHLGGRSLPHAVLMMIPEAWENHTEMDPARRAFYEFHSTLMEAWDGPASVTFTDGTVVGAVLDRNGLRPGRFWVTDDGFVVLSSESGVLDIPADKVVRKGRLQPGRIFLVDTAAGRIIEDDEIKAELAAEHPYQQWLADGLVRFEELPTRERTLPPHDTLVRRQQSFGYTLEEQRIIIGPMARTGAEPIGSMGTDTPLAVLSKRPRLLFDYFKQLFAQVTNPPLDAIREELVTSLQSTLGPEGNLLEPGPDSCRRLVLPTPILDNDELSKIVHIDDDGALPHLRAHVVHGLYEVDGGGEALEHRLEEICAEVSRAIEDGARIIVLSDRGADRTRAAIPALLLTGSVHHHLIREKARTRVGLVLETGEARECHHMALLIGYGASAVNPYLAIETVEDLIATGALTGVEPAAAVRNVVKAYGKGVLKVMSKMGVSTVASYTGAQIFESIGLGQEVVDRCFTGTTSRLGGIGFDVIAHEVAERHRRAYPPAGNDPAHRTLEVGGEYQWRREGEPHLFNPDTVFKLQHSTRTRRYEIFKDYTRMVDGRSEQLMTLRGLFRLKEGERPPVPIEEVEPVSEIVKRFSTGAMSYGSISAEAHETLAIAMNRLGGKSNTGEGGEDPARFTPDANGDLRRSSIKQVASGRFGVTAEYLTNADDIQIKMAQGAKPGEGGQLPGHKVYPWIAKTRHSTPGVGLISPPPHHDIYSIEDLAQLIHDLKNANPAARVHVKLVAELGVGTVAAGVSKAHADVVLISGHDGGTGASPLTSIKHAGAPWELGLAETQQTLLLNGLRDRIVVQTDGQMKTGRDVIIAALLGAEEYGFATAPLVVSGCVMMRVCHLDTCPVGVATQNPVLRERFSGKPEFVVNFFEFIAEEVREYLAELGFRSLDEAIGRIDLIDAERAVDHYKASGLDLSPILHRPELPAGTALRRVTTQDHGLEKALDNTLIQLAESAVTKGEKVRLDLPIRNVNRTVGTMLGHEVTLRRGGAGLPDDTIDITLTGSAGNSFGAFVPRGITLRLVGDANDYVGKGLSGGRISVRPDPAAPFEPERQIIAGNVILYGATSGEFFARGIVGERFCVRNSGATAVVEGVGDHALEYMTGGRAVILGGTGRNIAAGMSGGIAYVLDLVPARVNPEMVEVEPLTDEDRAFLRDVVERHMAETGSTVAEKLLADWEGSLERISKIMPRDYKRVLSAAENARRQGLDVDQAIMAASQS, via the coding sequence ATGACGGCTGCTGCCCTCACACCTGGCCGGCCCCCACGGCAAGGGCTGTACGACCCGGCCAACGAGCATGACGCGTGCGGCGTCGGCATGGTCGCCGACATGCACGGTCGTAAGAGCCACGACATCGTTCAGCAGGCCCTGACCGTTCTGCGCAACCTCGACCACCGCGGCGCGGTGGGGGCGGAGCCGGACGACGGGGACGGCGCCGGAATCCTCACCCAGATCCCGGACGCCCTGTTCCGCGAGGTCGTCGACTTCGCGCTGCCCGAGCCCGGATCGTACGCGGCCGGCACCGCGTTCCTGCCGGCCGACGGCACCGAGCGCGCCGCCGTGATCGCCCACGTCGAGGCGCTGTGCGTCGAGGAGGGCCTGGAGGTCCTCGGCTGGCGCGAGCTGCCCCACGACCCCGACTTCTGCGGCCCGGCGGCCCGTCGCACCATGCCGCACTTCGCGCAACTGTTCCTGCGCGCCAGAGGCGACGGCCCGCACGCCGGCAAGACCGGCCTGGAGCTGGACCGCGTCGTGTTCTGCATGCGCGAGCGCGCCGAGCAGGACATGGCCGGCGGCGGGCCCGGGTCCGCCGGCTGGGGCAAGCGCGTCTACTTCCCGAGCCTGTCCTCGCGGACGATCGTCTACAAGGGCATGCTGACGACCCCGCAGCTCGAGCCCTTCTTCCCGGACCTGTCGGACCGCCGCTACGACTCCGCCATCGCGCTGGTCCACTCCCGGTTCTCCACCAACACGTTCCCGGCGTGGGAGCTGGCGCACCCGTACCGGTTCATCGCGCACAACGGCGAGATCAACACCGTCAAGGGCAACCGCAACTGGATGCGGGCCCGTGAGGCGCTGCTGAAGTCGGACCTGATCCCCGGCGACCTGTCCCGCGTCTACCCGGTGATCGACATCGAGGCCAGCGACACCGCCTCGGCCGACGAGTGCCTGGAGATGCTGCACCTGGGCGGCCGGTCGCTGCCGCACGCGGTGCTGATGATGATCCCCGAGGCGTGGGAGAACCACACCGAGATGGATCCGGCGCGCCGCGCGTTCTACGAGTTCCACTCCACCCTGATGGAGGCGTGGGACGGGCCCGCCAGCGTCACGTTCACCGACGGCACCGTGGTCGGCGCCGTGCTCGACCGCAACGGGCTGCGCCCGGGCCGGTTCTGGGTGACCGACGACGGGTTCGTGGTGCTGTCCAGCGAGTCCGGCGTGCTCGACATCCCGGCCGACAAGGTGGTCCGCAAGGGCCGGCTGCAGCCGGGGCGGATCTTCCTGGTCGACACCGCCGCCGGGCGGATCATCGAGGACGACGAGATCAAGGCCGAGCTGGCCGCCGAGCACCCGTACCAGCAGTGGCTGGCCGACGGGCTGGTCCGCTTCGAGGAGCTGCCGACCCGCGAGCGCACCCTCCCGCCGCACGACACGCTGGTACGCCGGCAGCAGTCCTTCGGCTACACGCTGGAGGAGCAGCGGATCATCATCGGCCCGATGGCGCGGACCGGCGCCGAGCCGATCGGCTCGATGGGCACCGACACCCCGCTGGCGGTGCTGTCCAAGCGCCCCAGGCTGCTGTTCGACTACTTCAAGCAGTTGTTCGCGCAGGTCACCAACCCGCCGCTGGACGCCATCCGGGAGGAGCTGGTCACCTCCCTGCAGTCCACGCTGGGCCCCGAGGGCAACCTGCTGGAGCCGGGCCCCGACTCCTGCCGCCGGCTGGTGCTCCCGACCCCGATCCTGGACAACGACGAGCTGTCCAAGATCGTTCACATCGACGACGACGGCGCGCTGCCGCACCTGCGGGCGCACGTCGTGCACGGCCTGTACGAGGTCGACGGCGGCGGCGAGGCCCTCGAGCACCGGCTCGAGGAGATCTGCGCGGAGGTCTCCCGGGCCATCGAGGACGGCGCGCGGATCATCGTGCTGTCCGACCGGGGCGCCGACCGGACCCGGGCGGCGATCCCCGCGCTGCTGCTGACCGGCTCCGTCCACCACCACCTGATCCGGGAGAAGGCCCGCACCCGCGTCGGTCTGGTGCTGGAGACCGGCGAGGCCCGCGAGTGCCACCACATGGCGCTGCTCATCGGGTACGGCGCCTCCGCGGTCAACCCGTACCTGGCGATCGAGACCGTCGAGGACCTCATCGCCACCGGCGCGCTGACCGGGGTGGAGCCCGCCGCGGCCGTCCGCAACGTGGTCAAGGCGTACGGCAAGGGCGTCCTGAAGGTCATGTCCAAGATGGGCGTGTCCACGGTCGCCTCCTACACCGGCGCGCAGATCTTCGAGTCCATCGGCCTCGGCCAGGAGGTCGTCGACCGGTGCTTCACCGGCACCACCTCCCGGCTGGGCGGCATCGGCTTCGACGTGATCGCCCACGAGGTCGCCGAGCGGCACCGCCGGGCGTACCCGCCGGCCGGCAACGACCCGGCGCACCGCACCCTGGAGGTCGGCGGCGAGTACCAGTGGCGTCGCGAGGGCGAGCCGCACCTGTTCAACCCGGACACGGTGTTCAAGCTCCAGCACTCCACCCGCACCCGCCGGTACGAGATCTTCAAGGACTACACCCGGATGGTGGACGGGCGGTCCGAGCAGTTGATGACGCTGCGCGGCCTGTTCCGCCTCAAGGAGGGCGAGCGGCCGCCGGTGCCGATCGAGGAGGTCGAGCCGGTCTCCGAGATCGTCAAGCGGTTCTCCACCGGCGCGATGTCGTACGGCTCCATCTCGGCGGAGGCGCACGAGACCCTCGCGATCGCGATGAACCGCCTCGGCGGCAAGTCCAACACCGGCGAGGGCGGCGAGGACCCGGCCCGGTTCACCCCCGACGCCAACGGCGACCTGCGCCGCAGCTCCATCAAGCAGGTGGCCTCCGGCCGGTTCGGGGTGACGGCCGAGTACCTCACCAACGCCGACGACATCCAGATCAAGATGGCCCAGGGCGCCAAGCCCGGCGAGGGCGGCCAGCTCCCGGGCCACAAGGTCTACCCGTGGATCGCCAAGACCCGGCACTCCACCCCCGGTGTCGGCCTCATCTCGCCGCCGCCGCACCACGACATCTACTCCATCGAGGACCTCGCCCAGCTCATCCACGACCTGAAGAACGCCAACCCGGCGGCCCGCGTCCACGTGAAGCTGGTCGCGGAGCTGGGTGTCGGGACGGTCGCGGCGGGCGTGTCCAAGGCGCACGCGGACGTGGTGCTGATCAGCGGCCACGACGGCGGCACGGGCGCGTCGCCGCTGACCTCGATCAAGCACGCGGGCGCCCCCTGGGAGCTCGGGCTGGCCGAGACGCAGCAGACGCTGCTGCTCAACGGGCTGCGCGACCGGATCGTGGTGCAGACCGACGGGCAGATGAAGACCGGCCGCGACGTGATCATCGCCGCGCTGCTGGGGGCGGAGGAGTACGGCTTCGCCACCGCGCCGCTGGTGGTGTCGGGCTGCGTCATGATGCGGGTCTGCCACCTGGACACCTGTCCGGTGGGCGTCGCCACGCAGAACCCGGTGCTGCGGGAGCGGTTCTCCGGCAAGCCGGAGTTCGTGGTGAACTTCTTCGAGTTCATCGCCGAGGAGGTCCGCGAGTACCTGGCGGAGCTGGGCTTCCGGTCGCTGGACGAGGCCATCGGCCGCATCGACCTGATCGACGCGGAGCGGGCCGTCGACCACTACAAGGCGTCGGGGCTGGACCTGAGCCCGATCCTGCACCGGCCGGAGCTGCCGGCGGGCACCGCGCTGCGCCGCGTCACCACCCAGGACCACGGGCTGGAGAAGGCGCTGGACAACACGCTGATCCAGCTCGCCGAGAGCGCCGTCACCAAGGGCGAGAAGGTCAGGCTCGACCTGCCCATCCGCAACGTCAACCGGACCGTCGGCACCATGCTGGGGCACGAGGTGACGCTGCGGCGGGGCGGTGCGGGGCTGCCCGACGACACCATCGACATCACCCTGACCGGCTCGGCGGGCAACTCGTTCGGCGCGTTCGTCCCGCGCGGCATCACGCTGCGGCTGGTCGGCGACGCCAACGACTACGTCGGCAAGGGCCTGTCCGGCGGGCGGATCTCGGTGCGGCCCGACCCGGCGGCCCCGTTCGAGCCCGAACGGCAGATCATCGCCGGCAACGTGATCCTGTACGGGGCCACGTCGGGCGAGTTCTTCGCCCGCGGCATCGTCGGCGAGCGGTTCTGCGTCCGCAACTCCGGCGCCACCGCGGTCGTCGAGGGTGTCGGCGACCACGCGCTGGAGTACATGACCGGGGGCCGCGCGGTGATCCTCGGCGGCACCGGCCGCAACATCGCGGCCGGCATGTCCGGCGGCATCGCGTACGTGCTGGACCTGGTGCCGGCGCGGGTCAACCCGGAGATGGTCGAGGTCGAGCCGCTGACCGACGAGGACCGCGCGTTCCTGCGCGACGTCGTCGAACGGCACATGGCCGAGACCGGCTCCACCGTCGCCGAGAAGCTGTTGGCCGACTGGGAGGGCTCGCTGGAGCGCATCTCCAAGATCATGCCGCGGGACTACAAGCGGGTGCTGTCGGCGGCGGAGAACGCCCGCCGGCAGGGCCTGGACGTCGACCAGGCCATCATGGCCGCCAGCCAGAGCTGA
- a CDS encoding glutamate synthase subunit beta — translation MADPKGFLTVRRELPQRRPVDVRIKSWSEVYEGFGRERLEKQASRCMDCGIPFCHQGCPLGNLIPEWNDLVYRTDWREAIERLHATNNFPEFTGKLCPAPCEAACVLGINQEPVAIKRVEAEIIDRAWAEGWVTPQPPQVRTGKKVAVVGSGPAGLAAAQQLTRAGHDVTVYERDDRIGGLLRYGIPEFKMEKRHLDRRLGQMRAEGTEFKTSVNIGEDVTAAELRERYDAVLLAGGATVRRDLPVPGRELAGVYQAMEYLPDANRVQEGDYAEPKVTAAGKHVVVIGGGDTGADCIGTAIRQGAASVTQLEIMPQPPVDRPGTQPWPTFPTLYKMESAHEELVDMGGDRLYALSTVEFLGDEDGNVRALKVIGVEGPEAGFAPIPGTERELPAQLVTLAMGFLGPEREGLLEQLGVELDQRGNVVRDAAYATSEEGVYVAGDMGRGQSLIVWAIAEGRAAAAGVDAYLNGSTALPYPIPPTARPIA, via the coding sequence ATGGCCGACCCGAAGGGTTTCCTGACCGTCCGGCGGGAGCTTCCCCAGCGCCGCCCCGTGGACGTCCGCATCAAGAGCTGGAGCGAGGTCTACGAGGGCTTCGGCCGGGAGAGGCTCGAGAAGCAGGCCAGCCGATGCATGGACTGCGGCATCCCGTTCTGCCACCAGGGCTGCCCGCTGGGCAACCTGATCCCCGAGTGGAACGACCTCGTCTACCGCACCGACTGGCGTGAGGCCATCGAGCGGCTGCACGCCACCAACAACTTCCCGGAGTTCACCGGGAAGCTGTGCCCCGCCCCGTGCGAGGCGGCGTGCGTGCTCGGCATCAACCAGGAGCCGGTGGCGATCAAGCGCGTCGAGGCGGAGATCATCGACCGGGCGTGGGCCGAGGGCTGGGTGACCCCCCAGCCGCCGCAGGTCCGCACCGGCAAGAAGGTCGCCGTCGTCGGCTCCGGCCCTGCCGGGCTGGCCGCCGCCCAGCAGCTCACCCGCGCCGGCCACGACGTCACCGTGTACGAGCGGGACGACCGGATCGGCGGGCTGCTGCGCTACGGCATCCCCGAGTTCAAGATGGAGAAGCGCCATCTGGACCGGCGGCTCGGCCAGATGCGCGCCGAGGGCACCGAGTTCAAGACCTCGGTGAACATCGGCGAGGACGTCACCGCCGCCGAGCTGCGCGAGCGCTACGACGCCGTGCTGCTGGCGGGCGGCGCCACCGTCCGCCGCGACCTGCCGGTGCCCGGCCGCGAGCTGGCGGGCGTGTACCAGGCGATGGAGTACCTCCCGGACGCCAACCGGGTCCAGGAGGGCGACTACGCCGAGCCGAAGGTCACCGCCGCCGGCAAGCACGTGGTGGTGATCGGCGGCGGCGACACCGGCGCCGACTGCATCGGCACCGCGATCCGGCAGGGCGCCGCCTCGGTGACCCAGCTCGAGATCATGCCGCAGCCCCCCGTCGACCGCCCCGGCACCCAGCCGTGGCCGACGTTCCCGACGCTCTACAAGATGGAGAGCGCCCACGAGGAGCTCGTCGACATGGGCGGCGACCGGCTCTACGCGCTGTCCACGGTGGAGTTCCTGGGCGACGAGGACGGCAACGTCCGGGCGCTCAAGGTCATCGGCGTGGAGGGTCCGGAGGCCGGCTTCGCGCCGATCCCGGGCACCGAGCGGGAGCTGCCCGCCCAGTTGGTCACCCTCGCCATGGGCTTCCTCGGCCCGGAGCGGGAGGGCCTGCTGGAGCAGCTCGGCGTCGAGCTGGACCAGCGCGGCAACGTCGTCCGCGACGCCGCGTACGCCACCTCCGAGGAGGGCGTGTACGTGGCCGGGGACATGGGCCGCGGTCAGTCCCTGATCGTGTGGGCCATCGCCGAGGGGCGCGCCGCCGCCGCCGGCGTGGACGCCTACCTGAACGGGTCGACGGCGCTGCCGTACCCGATCCCGCCCACGGCGCGTCCCATCGCCTGA
- a CDS encoding helix-turn-helix domain-containing protein produces MPRDVAVGFRPFVPAVAEEAMEAIRRQVPEYVRPADPKYGEVLRHAVENAIGHFIDLIGDPDTPWDATLEFFREVGYGEAKEGRNLDHWELALRLGARLAIRSLGEQSGRLGISRQTLGQLAEAVFAYLEVIAAAASRGHAEATAHAAGEVQNRRRRLIELLLADTAAPQAVEDLARLAGWSIPRTLCVVAFHERGEGRFRPPALPPDVLVDLDRGDPCAIVPDPEGPGRRAMLAAALRDWVAAAGPTVDPMSDPSQTGRSLRWAREALGLARRGLLPAEGMVIATDHMPAMAIMRSEELVSLVAADRLEPLSAVRPSQRVRLARTLLECLRCGFNATEVAGRLQVHPQTVRYRLHQLQDLFGDTLYDPERRLELEMALFAWLAHSPPESPNDPDTDAVPLSPVG; encoded by the coding sequence GTGCCACGCGACGTGGCCGTCGGCTTCCGGCCGTTCGTGCCCGCCGTCGCCGAGGAGGCGATGGAGGCCATCCGGCGGCAGGTGCCCGAGTACGTCCGGCCCGCCGACCCCAAGTACGGGGAGGTGCTGCGCCACGCGGTCGAGAACGCCATCGGCCACTTCATCGACCTCATCGGCGACCCCGACACCCCCTGGGACGCCACGCTGGAGTTCTTCCGCGAGGTCGGCTACGGCGAGGCCAAGGAGGGGCGCAACCTCGACCACTGGGAGCTGGCGCTGCGGCTGGGCGCTCGACTGGCGATCCGCTCGCTGGGGGAGCAGTCCGGGCGGCTCGGCATCTCGCGGCAGACCCTCGGCCAGCTCGCCGAGGCCGTCTTCGCCTACCTGGAGGTGATCGCCGCCGCCGCCAGCCGGGGGCACGCCGAGGCCACCGCCCATGCCGCCGGGGAGGTCCAGAACCGCCGCCGCAGGCTGATCGAGCTGCTGCTGGCCGACACCGCCGCCCCCCAGGCCGTCGAGGACCTGGCGCGGCTCGCGGGCTGGTCGATCCCGCGCACCCTGTGCGTGGTCGCCTTCCACGAGCGCGGCGAGGGCCGGTTCCGGCCGCCGGCCCTGCCGCCCGACGTTCTGGTCGACCTGGACCGGGGCGACCCGTGCGCCATCGTGCCCGACCCCGAGGGGCCGGGGCGTCGCGCCATGCTCGCCGCGGCGCTGCGCGACTGGGTCGCGGCGGCGGGCCCCACCGTCGACCCGATGTCCGACCCCTCCCAGACCGGCCGGTCGCTGCGCTGGGCCCGGGAGGCCCTCGGCCTGGCCCGCCGGGGCCTGCTGCCCGCCGAGGGGATGGTGATCGCCACCGACCACATGCCGGCCATGGCCATCATGCGCAGCGAGGAACTGGTCTCCCTGGTCGCCGCCGACCGGCTGGAGCCCCTGTCGGCCGTGCGGCCCTCGCAGCGGGTGCGGCTGGCCCGCACGCTGCTGGAGTGCCTGCGCTGCGGCTTCAACGCCACCGAGGTGGCCGGCCGGTTGCAGGTGCACCCGCAGACCGTCCGGTACCGCCTGCACCAGTTGCAGGACCTGTTCGGGGACACCCTGTACGACCCCGAGCGCCGGCTGGAGCTGGAGATGGCCCTCTTCGCCTGGCTGGCGCACTCGCCCCCGGAGTCGCCCAACGACCCCGACACCGACGCCGTCCCGCTCAGCCCCGTCGGCTAA
- a CDS encoding LysR family transcriptional regulator encodes MSTLSARVPELAALELLLAVVRLGSVGRAAAEIGVTQPAASARIRSMERRLGVALLERSPRGSRPAEAGTLVAGWAAQVIEAAQALDAGVGALRERRDGRLRVVASLTVAEYLMPGWLLALHRARPGTAVTLRTANSSAVAEQVLAGTADLGFVEGTHTPAGLSGTVVAADRLVVVVSPGHPWARRRGEVTPGELAATSLALRERGSGTREVLDRALAAFGGVSAPVLELASTTALKAAAASGAVPVVLSELAVADEVTTGRLVAVPVADLDLRRPLRAVWPLGQRPAGPARDLLSLTRRARRTDAHTDVRPARSDRAGRAERDR; translated from the coding sequence ATGAGCACTCTTTCCGCTCGGGTCCCGGAGCTGGCCGCGTTGGAGCTGTTGCTGGCGGTGGTCCGGCTGGGCAGCGTGGGCCGGGCGGCGGCCGAGATCGGCGTGACGCAGCCCGCCGCCAGCGCCCGCATCCGCTCGATGGAGCGGCGGCTCGGGGTGGCGCTGTTGGAGCGTTCCCCGCGCGGGTCGCGGCCGGCGGAGGCGGGCACGCTGGTCGCCGGATGGGCGGCGCAGGTGATCGAGGCCGCGCAGGCCCTCGACGCGGGTGTGGGGGCGTTGCGGGAGCGGCGCGACGGGCGGCTGCGCGTGGTGGCCAGTCTGACCGTGGCCGAGTACCTGATGCCGGGCTGGCTGCTGGCCCTGCACCGGGCACGGCCGGGCACGGCGGTGACGTTGCGGACGGCGAACTCCTCCGCCGTCGCCGAGCAGGTGCTGGCGGGGACGGCCGACCTGGGGTTCGTGGAGGGCACGCACACGCCCGCGGGGCTCAGCGGCACGGTGGTGGCCGCCGACCGGCTCGTCGTGGTCGTGTCCCCCGGGCACCCGTGGGCGAGGCGGCGCGGCGAGGTCACGCCCGGCGAGCTGGCGGCCACCTCCCTCGCCCTGCGCGAACGGGGATCGGGCACCCGGGAGGTGCTGGACCGGGCGCTGGCCGCGTTCGGCGGGGTGTCGGCGCCGGTGCTGGAGCTGGCGTCCACGACGGCGCTCAAGGCGGCGGCGGCCTCGGGCGCGGTCCCGGTGGTGCTCAGCGAGCTCGCGGTGGCCGACGAGGTGACCACCGGACGCCTGGTGGCCGTGCCGGTCGCCGACCTGGACCTGCGCCGCCCGCTCCGGGCGGTCTGGCCCCTCGGTCAGCGGCCGGCGGGCCCCGCCCGCGACCTGCTCTCGCTGACCCGCCGCGCGCGCCGGACCGACGCCCACACCGACGTCCGGCCCGCCCGAAGCGACCGGGCGGGCCGGGCCGAACGGGACCGTTAG